A region of Paraburkholderia sp. BL23I1N1 DNA encodes the following proteins:
- a CDS encoding YciI-like protein, whose protein sequence is MHYLLMYELVPDYLERRDVYRDDHLKLAWAAAGRGELQLAGALNEPVDTAVLLFEGDSPAAAEAFARADPYVLAGLVARWRVRQWMTVVGEGATNPVR, encoded by the coding sequence ATGCACTACCTGTTGATGTATGAGCTCGTACCGGACTACCTCGAACGCCGCGACGTCTATCGCGACGATCATCTGAAACTCGCCTGGGCGGCAGCAGGGCGCGGTGAATTGCAACTGGCCGGCGCGTTGAACGAGCCTGTGGATACGGCTGTGCTGCTCTTCGAGGGCGACTCTCCCGCAGCCGCGGAAGCCTTTGCCAGAGCCGATCCCTATGTGCTCGCGGGGCTCGTGGCACGCTGGCGCGTACGCCAATGGATGACGGTGGTGGGTGAGGGCGCGACGAATCCCGTGCGCTAG
- a CDS encoding glycosyltransferase family 4 protein, giving the protein MKIAQIAPLTESVPPKLYGGTERVVSYITEALVDLGHDVTLFASGDSVTSAKLEAVWPSALRLDPGIRDRIAPHMLLMELVRRQAENFDVLHFHLDYYSFSVFKRQDTPFVTTMHGRLDLPEQQPVFDTFNTAPVISISNSQRHPLPQAKWLTTVYHGLPEQLYTPQPVEQKYLAFLGRISPEKRVDTAIRIAGRCGLPIRIAAKVDSADREYFEREIRPLLDLPHVEFIGEIADHQKAEFLSGAHALLFPIDWPEPFGLVMIEAMACGTPVIAFNRGSVPEVLDDGVTGFIVEDEIGAVAAVNRLHKVPRAGVRQRFEERFTSHRMAQQYVDAYQSVIRAQKRSRFKVIDTSGS; this is encoded by the coding sequence ATGAAGATTGCGCAGATCGCCCCTTTGACCGAATCGGTGCCGCCGAAGCTATACGGCGGCACGGAGCGCGTCGTGTCCTATATCACCGAGGCGCTCGTCGATCTCGGCCACGACGTGACGCTGTTCGCGAGCGGCGATTCCGTCACGAGCGCCAAGCTCGAAGCGGTCTGGCCGAGCGCGCTGCGTCTGGACCCGGGGATCCGCGATCGCATCGCGCCCCACATGCTGTTGATGGAACTGGTGCGCCGCCAGGCCGAAAACTTCGACGTGCTGCATTTTCACCTCGACTACTACTCGTTCTCGGTCTTCAAGCGTCAGGACACACCCTTCGTCACCACGATGCATGGCCGCCTCGACTTGCCCGAGCAGCAACCGGTATTCGACACCTTCAACACCGCACCGGTGATCTCGATTTCGAATTCGCAGCGTCATCCGTTGCCGCAGGCCAAGTGGCTCACCACCGTCTATCACGGTCTGCCGGAGCAGCTCTACACGCCGCAACCGGTTGAGCAGAAGTACCTTGCGTTTCTCGGCCGTATCTCGCCGGAAAAGCGGGTCGACACCGCGATCCGGATTGCCGGACGCTGCGGACTGCCGATTCGTATCGCCGCGAAGGTGGATTCCGCCGACCGGGAATATTTCGAGCGCGAAATCCGGCCCTTGCTGGACTTGCCTCATGTCGAATTCATCGGCGAGATCGCGGATCATCAGAAGGCCGAGTTTCTATCCGGCGCGCATGCGCTGCTGTTCCCGATCGACTGGCCGGAGCCGTTCGGCCTCGTGATGATCGAAGCGATGGCGTGCGGCACGCCGGTGATCGCATTTAACCGTGGCTCGGTGCCGGAAGTGCTGGACGACGGTGTGACAGGCTTTATCGTCGAAGATGAGATCGGCGCGGTGGCGGCGGTCAACCGCCTGCATAAGGTGCCGCGGGCGGGTGTGCGGCAACGCTTCGAAGAGCGCTTCACGTCGCACCGGATGGCGCAGCAGTATGTGGATGCGTATCAGTCGGTGATTCGCGCGCAGAAGCGTTCGCGCTTCAAGGTGATCGATACGTCGGGGAGTTGA
- a CDS encoding UDP-glucose/GDP-mannose dehydrogenase family protein, translating into MNLTIIGSGYVGLVTGACLADIGHDVFCLDVDQRKIDVLNNGGVPIHEPGLQEIIARNRKAGRLKFSTDIEAAVAHGDIQFIAVGTPSDEDGSADLQYVLAAARNIGRHMTGFKVIVDKSTVPVGTASRVREVIAEELAARNASHMFSVVSNPEFLKEGAAVEDFTRPDRIVLGCDEDVPGEKARELMKRLYAPFNRNRERTLYMDVRSAEFTKYAANAMLATRISYMNELANLADRVGADIEAVRRGIGSDPRIGYDFLYAGCGYGGSCFPKDVQALIRTAADHKANLRILEAVEAVNDTQKKILAHKIVDRLGEDLSDRTFGVWGLAFKPNTDDMREAPSRPLIAELLRRGARVKAYDPVAIDESKRVFALDLKDVPQQHARLSFVNEEMDAAEGADALVILTEWKVFKSPDFASLKESLDTPLIFDGRNLYEPDVLLELGIEYHAIGRQHALRNAPAKVGANGVQMAARPSHSTDAVEAGQ; encoded by the coding sequence ATGAACCTGACGATCATCGGTAGTGGCTACGTAGGCCTCGTGACGGGCGCTTGTCTGGCCGACATCGGCCACGACGTGTTCTGTCTCGACGTCGATCAGCGCAAGATCGACGTGCTCAACAACGGCGGCGTGCCGATCCATGAACCGGGTCTGCAGGAGATCATCGCGCGCAATCGCAAGGCGGGCCGCCTGAAGTTCTCGACCGACATCGAAGCCGCGGTCGCGCACGGCGACATCCAGTTCATCGCCGTGGGCACGCCGTCCGACGAGGACGGTTCCGCCGATCTGCAATATGTGCTCGCCGCCGCGCGCAACATCGGCCGCCATATGACGGGCTTCAAGGTGATCGTCGACAAATCGACGGTGCCGGTCGGCACGGCTTCGCGCGTGCGCGAAGTAATTGCCGAGGAACTGGCCGCGCGCAACGCGAGCCACATGTTCTCCGTGGTGTCGAATCCGGAGTTCCTGAAAGAAGGCGCGGCCGTGGAAGATTTCACGCGGCCCGACCGCATCGTGCTCGGCTGCGATGAAGATGTGCCGGGCGAAAAGGCGCGGGAACTAATGAAGCGCCTCTACGCGCCGTTCAACCGCAATCGCGAACGCACGCTGTACATGGACGTGCGTTCGGCCGAGTTCACCAAGTACGCGGCCAATGCGATGCTCGCCACGCGCATCTCGTACATGAACGAGCTCGCGAACCTGGCCGACCGCGTCGGCGCGGATATCGAAGCGGTGCGCCGCGGCATCGGTTCCGATCCGCGCATTGGCTACGACTTCCTGTATGCCGGTTGCGGCTACGGCGGCTCGTGCTTCCCGAAAGACGTGCAGGCCCTGATTCGCACGGCGGCCGATCACAAAGCCAACCTGCGCATTCTCGAAGCGGTGGAAGCCGTCAACGACACGCAGAAAAAGATCCTTGCGCACAAGATCGTCGATCGTCTGGGCGAAGACTTGTCGGATCGCACCTTCGGCGTCTGGGGCCTCGCGTTCAAGCCGAACACGGACGACATGCGCGAAGCGCCGAGCCGTCCGCTGATTGCCGAACTGCTGCGCCGCGGCGCGCGCGTGAAGGCCTACGACCCGGTTGCGATCGACGAATCGAAGCGCGTGTTCGCACTCGATCTGAAGGACGTGCCGCAACAGCACGCGCGGCTCTCGTTCGTGAACGAGGAAATGGACGCGGCCGAGGGCGCCGATGCACTCGTGATCCTCACCGAATGGAAGGTCTTCAAGAGTCCGGATTTCGCCTCGCTCAAGGAGAGCCTCGACACGCCGCTGATTTTCGACGGCCGCAATCTGTACGAACCGGACGTGCTGCTCGAACTCGGTATCGAGTATCACGCGATCGGCCGTCAGCACGCGCTGCGCAATGCGCCTGCAAAGGTCGGCGCGAACGGCGTGCAGATGGCAGCCCGTCCGAGCCACTCGACCGACGCGGTCGAAGCTGGCCAATAA
- a CDS encoding undecaprenyl-phosphate glucose phosphotransferase yields MLSVLSRIIDIAMVALGAAIATAVHSGKLVWLDDVQSVSLAFDCLLVVVFFPALGIYQSWRGKPLYDLLCRVAGGWLIVEVTGVLISFSLHRSDSLSRLWLVYWAIATIALLIVTKVIVYSILRGLRREGFNQRAVAIVGGAPYGRFLIEQMRSRPEAGFSPVVVFDEEGTINPYEDPEASDSIEGVPVERDYARMLQLVRQRAIRELWLALPISKEKAIHRFVMDLKNDFVNIRFIPDVRSLTLFNQPMVDLLGVPAINLAASPITDLRVLPKRIFDRLFALAALTALAPVMLVIAVMVKLSSPGPVFFRQKRKGIDGNQFEIYKFRSMKMHKEESGKITQATRRDPRITAVGAFLRRTSLDELPQFINVLRGEMSVVGPRPHALEHDDIYKDLVKGYMHRYRIKPGITGWAQINGYRGETDRIEKMMGRVKLDLYYMQHWTFWLDIKIVVLTLWKGFVGSNAY; encoded by the coding sequence ATGCTGAGCGTTCTATCGAGAATCATCGACATCGCCATGGTCGCGCTCGGCGCCGCTATTGCGACGGCCGTGCACAGCGGGAAATTGGTGTGGCTGGACGACGTCCAAAGCGTATCGCTCGCGTTCGACTGCCTGCTCGTGGTGGTGTTCTTCCCCGCGCTGGGGATCTATCAGTCGTGGCGCGGCAAGCCGCTCTATGACCTGCTGTGCCGCGTCGCGGGCGGCTGGCTGATCGTGGAGGTCACGGGCGTGCTGATCAGCTTCAGCCTGCACCGCTCGGACAGCCTGTCGCGTTTGTGGCTCGTGTACTGGGCGATCGCGACGATCGCACTGCTGATCGTCACCAAGGTGATCGTCTATTCGATCCTGCGCGGACTGCGTCGCGAAGGCTTCAATCAGCGCGCGGTGGCGATCGTGGGCGGCGCGCCGTATGGGCGCTTCCTGATCGAACAGATGCGCAGCCGCCCGGAAGCGGGCTTCAGCCCCGTCGTGGTGTTCGACGAGGAAGGCACGATCAATCCTTATGAGGACCCCGAAGCGAGCGATTCGATCGAAGGCGTACCGGTCGAGCGCGATTACGCGCGGATGCTTCAACTGGTGCGTCAGCGCGCGATTCGTGAACTTTGGCTCGCGCTGCCGATCTCGAAAGAGAAGGCGATCCATCGCTTCGTGATGGACCTGAAGAACGACTTCGTGAACATCCGTTTCATTCCGGACGTGCGCAGCCTCACGCTCTTCAATCAGCCGATGGTCGACCTGCTCGGCGTGCCGGCGATCAACCTGGCCGCTTCGCCGATCACCGACCTGCGTGTGCTGCCCAAACGCATTTTCGACCGCCTGTTCGCGCTGGCCGCATTGACCGCGCTGGCGCCGGTGATGCTGGTGATCGCGGTGATGGTGAAGCTGAGCTCGCCAGGCCCGGTGTTTTTCCGGCAGAAGCGCAAAGGCATCGACGGCAACCAGTTCGAGATCTACAAGTTTCGCTCGATGAAGATGCACAAGGAAGAGTCCGGCAAGATCACTCAGGCCACGCGGCGCGATCCACGCATTACCGCGGTCGGCGCGTTCCTGCGGCGCACCAGCCTCGACGAATTGCCGCAATTCATCAACGTGCTGCGCGGCGAGATGTCCGTAGTCGGCCCGCGTCCGCATGCGCTCGAACACGACGACATCTACAAGGATCTGGTGAAGGGCTACATGCACCGTTACCGGATCAAGCCGGGCATCACCGGGTGGGCACAGATCAACGGCTATCGCGGCGAAACCGATCGCATCGAAAAGATGATGGGCCGCGTCAAGCTCGATCTGTACTACATGCAGCACTGGACCTTCTGGCTCGACATCAAGATCGTCGTGCTGACGCTGTGGAAGGGCTTTGTGGGCAGCAACGCTTATTGA
- a CDS encoding low molecular weight phosphotyrosine protein phosphatase, with protein sequence MFANVLIVCHANVCRSPAAEMLFRTRQRAASRSSSAPIAFHSAGLRAANGHAMDPVMRRLLDEQGVASGIHYSRRLDRRLVREADLVLVSERAQVGAVEAFDPASRGKVYPLGKWEDDSDVADPHGGAEADYRESLVLIEHLVMGWLKKIC encoded by the coding sequence ATGTTCGCCAATGTTCTGATCGTCTGCCACGCCAACGTGTGCCGTTCGCCCGCTGCCGAAATGCTGTTCAGGACCCGGCAGCGCGCAGCGTCGCGCTCGTCCTCAGCGCCGATCGCGTTTCATTCGGCGGGCCTGCGGGCCGCGAACGGCCACGCTATGGACCCGGTGATGCGGCGCCTGCTCGACGAGCAGGGCGTCGCTTCTGGTATCCACTATTCGCGGCGCCTCGACCGCAGGCTCGTGCGCGAGGCCGACCTCGTGCTCGTCAGCGAGCGCGCGCAGGTGGGCGCGGTCGAAGCGTTCGATCCGGCTTCGCGCGGCAAGGTTTATCCGCTCGGCAAGTGGGAAGACGACTCCGACGTCGCCGACCCGCACGGTGGCGCGGAAGCCGACTATAGAGAGAGTCTCGTGCTCATCGAACATCTGGTCATGGGATGGCTGAAGAAAATATGCTGA
- a CDS encoding PsiF family protein codes for MKIQSAIATLVLGAVLVSPVFAQNSQQTKMADCNKQAGDKKGDDRKAFMKTCLSAKPTAAAPMSQQDKMKACNTQATGKKGDDRKAFMKTCLSSAPAN; via the coding sequence ATGAAAATCCAATCCGCTATCGCTACGCTGGTGCTGGGTGCGGTCCTCGTTTCGCCGGTGTTCGCGCAGAACAGCCAGCAAACGAAAATGGCCGACTGTAACAAGCAGGCCGGCGACAAGAAGGGCGACGACCGCAAGGCCTTCATGAAGACCTGCCTGTCCGCCAAGCCGACCGCCGCGGCGCCGATGAGCCAGCAGGACAAGATGAAGGCGTGCAACACGCAAGCCACCGGCAAGAAAGGCGACGACCGCAAGGCTTTCATGAAGACCTGCCTGTCGTCCGCGCCGGCTAACTAA
- a CDS encoding YSC84-related protein → MQRRNFMLKTTAALAFGGLALAGCTTNGSSPSTPSTDASKRQSIDASVDGTMSRLYTTVKGSRELVSKARGVLVFPSVLQAGLIVGGQYGEGALRVGGSSVGYYSTISGSFGLQAGAQSKAIIFLFMTQDSLDSFRNADGWSAGGDASVALVKMGANGAIDTTTATAPVEVFVLTNAGLMADISLQGTKVSRLKI, encoded by the coding sequence ATGCAAAGACGAAACTTCATGCTGAAGACTACCGCTGCACTCGCTTTCGGAGGCCTTGCACTCGCTGGTTGTACAACCAACGGCAGTAGCCCGAGCACGCCATCCACTGATGCATCCAAACGCCAGTCGATCGACGCCAGCGTCGACGGCACCATGTCGCGTCTATATACGACCGTGAAGGGTTCGCGCGAACTCGTCTCCAAGGCACGCGGCGTACTGGTGTTCCCGTCGGTACTGCAGGCAGGCTTGATCGTTGGCGGCCAGTACGGCGAAGGCGCACTGCGCGTAGGCGGCAGCTCGGTGGGTTACTACAGCACGATTTCCGGTTCGTTCGGTCTGCAGGCGGGCGCGCAATCGAAGGCCATCATTTTCCTGTTCATGACGCAGGACTCGCTCGACTCCTTCCGCAACGCCGACGGCTGGTCGGCGGGCGGCGACGCTTCCGTCGCACTGGTGAAGATGGGCGCCAACGGCGCAATCGACACAACCACGGCCACCGCCCCTGTCGAAGTATTTGTGCTGACCAACGCCGGCCTGATGGCCGATATCTCGCTGCAAGGCACCAAGGTATCGCGCCTGAAGATCTAG
- a CDS encoding transposase produces MFFDELSNDEWALLAALVSDEPAVRLNRRGRPRAEPRIVANAVLWILTTGEPWSKLPGRYPSGPTCRRRFEEWQLNGTLLEMVRLLSQTGRTFAYVPQPAPPVAAKPAAPVAPTPSVRDESLRGVSWKSPESWQAPGVSSSLSTWRSADPIADITRQLSGLTNVPPVLSRAPSASASSLAARPAMRVDWQGTDEARAVEAAMHSLDSAIASARRTQQLEDQRGSLSTSLAPRGTQVDDRRGYVIYVAAEQVPNAMYRAWAEIMRDGKRVERSGLVGPRFAEAEAAEHYALEWARQWIDRECRTQAAADAAPAVNAAAVNSAAAVARPLPAMRHVPEPVTVNHGGPLHGPLNAFRGPLRRYPSEPAAPATENNSASDRFPSYPELISHAG; encoded by the coding sequence ATGTTTTTCGATGAGCTAAGCAATGACGAATGGGCGCTGCTGGCAGCGCTTGTCTCTGACGAGCCGGCCGTCCGTCTGAACCGGCGCGGCCGGCCCCGCGCCGAACCGCGCATCGTGGCGAATGCCGTCCTGTGGATACTGACAACTGGCGAACCCTGGTCGAAGCTGCCGGGGCGCTATCCGTCGGGTCCCACATGCCGGCGCCGTTTTGAAGAATGGCAGTTGAACGGCACGCTGCTCGAGATGGTTCGGCTGTTGTCGCAAACCGGGCGTACCTTCGCGTACGTCCCGCAACCGGCACCGCCCGTTGCGGCCAAGCCGGCAGCACCGGTAGCGCCAACCCCCAGCGTGCGTGACGAAAGTCTGCGTGGCGTGTCGTGGAAGAGCCCCGAATCGTGGCAGGCACCCGGTGTCTCGAGTAGCCTGAGCACCTGGCGTTCGGCCGATCCGATCGCCGATATCACACGACAGTTGTCCGGGTTGACGAACGTGCCGCCGGTCTTATCGCGTGCACCCTCGGCCTCCGCATCATCACTTGCAGCGCGACCCGCCATGCGTGTCGATTGGCAAGGCACGGACGAAGCGCGGGCGGTGGAAGCGGCCATGCACAGTCTGGATTCGGCCATCGCGTCGGCACGCCGCACGCAACAGCTTGAAGATCAGCGAGGCTCGCTGTCGACGAGCCTCGCGCCGCGCGGCACGCAGGTCGACGACCGGCGCGGCTACGTGATCTACGTGGCGGCGGAGCAAGTGCCCAATGCCATGTATCGCGCCTGGGCGGAGATCATGAGGGACGGCAAACGCGTCGAGCGTTCCGGCCTGGTCGGTCCGCGCTTTGCTGAGGCTGAAGCGGCGGAGCACTACGCGCTCGAATGGGCGCGGCAGTGGATCGATCGTGAATGCCGCACGCAAGCTGCAGCAGACGCAGCACCGGCGGTCAACGCCGCTGCCGTTAATTCGGCTGCAGCGGTAGCGCGTCCGTTGCCGGCCATGCGTCATGTGCCGGAACCGGTCACGGTGAATCACGGCGGCCCTTTGCACGGTCCGCTCAATGCGTTCCGTGGACCGTTGCGCCGCTATCCCAGCGAACCGGCCGCACCCGCGACCGAAAACAATAGTGCATCAGATCGTTTTCCGTCGTACCCGGAGCTCATCTCGCACGCGGGATGA
- a CDS encoding mannose-1-phosphate guanylyltransferase/mannose-6-phosphate isomerase, giving the protein MTAPVTATPADTRSTQAMSPNVKLKVHPVILAGGSGTRLWPMSREQHPKQLIGLLGDDSLLQSTTRRLDGLEAGHPLAGQLVVVANEEQRFTTAEQLRTSGKPTRLILEPAGRDTAPALTVAALSIAAQDEDGIMVVMPADHAVTDIDGFHAAVAAGVQHAAAGHIVTMGIVPTRAETGYGYIRIGAALGMPNDARSTDTDTNTDADAADKIGAHKLDRFVEKPHLELAQRYIASQEYWWNSGIFIVRASTWLKAIRHFQPAIYEACEAAFAGGKADGDFFRLQRDAFSASPSNSIDYAVMEKLGNDQSAASGVVVPLQAGWSDVGSWDAIWDISEKDADQNVGRGRVMFEGASSTFAHSEGRLIACVGTQDLVVVETADAILVADKSRVQDVKKIVGRIRNDGGLEAANHRKVHRPWGNYDSVDTGERFQVKRIVVKPGARLSLQMHHHRAEHWIVVRGTALVTRGEERFIVSENESAYIPLGVTHRLENPGKMPLEMIEVQSGSYLGEDDIVRFDDTYGRQ; this is encoded by the coding sequence ATGACAGCTCCGGTTACGGCCACGCCCGCCGACACCCGGTCCACGCAAGCTATGTCCCCTAACGTCAAGCTCAAGGTTCATCCCGTGATTCTGGCGGGCGGCTCCGGCACACGGTTATGGCCGATGTCGCGCGAACAGCACCCGAAACAACTGATTGGCCTGCTCGGCGACGACTCGCTGCTGCAATCGACCACCCGCCGGCTCGACGGACTCGAGGCCGGTCATCCGCTCGCCGGGCAACTCGTCGTGGTGGCCAACGAAGAACAGCGCTTCACCACCGCCGAGCAATTGCGCACGAGCGGCAAACCGACCCGGCTGATTCTGGAACCCGCCGGACGCGACACCGCGCCGGCACTGACGGTGGCCGCCCTGTCGATCGCCGCGCAGGACGAGGACGGCATCATGGTCGTGATGCCCGCCGATCACGCGGTGACCGACATCGACGGTTTTCACGCGGCAGTGGCCGCGGGCGTACAACATGCGGCCGCCGGCCATATCGTAACGATGGGCATCGTGCCGACGCGTGCGGAAACGGGCTATGGCTACATTCGCATCGGCGCGGCGCTTGGCATGCCTAACGACGCTCGCTCGACCGATACTGACACCAATACCGACGCCGATGCAGCCGATAAGATCGGCGCGCACAAGCTCGACCGCTTCGTCGAAAAGCCGCATCTGGAGTTGGCGCAGCGTTATATCGCGTCGCAGGAATACTGGTGGAACAGCGGCATTTTCATCGTGCGCGCCTCGACCTGGCTAAAGGCGATCCGCCACTTTCAGCCGGCGATTTACGAAGCCTGCGAAGCGGCGTTCGCAGGCGGCAAAGCAGACGGCGATTTTTTCCGTCTGCAACGCGACGCGTTCAGCGCCTCACCGTCGAATTCGATCGACTACGCGGTGATGGAGAAACTGGGCAACGATCAGAGCGCCGCATCCGGCGTGGTCGTGCCGCTGCAAGCGGGCTGGTCGGACGTGGGCTCGTGGGACGCGATCTGGGATATCTCGGAGAAAGACGCCGATCAGAACGTGGGCCGCGGCCGCGTGATGTTCGAAGGAGCGTCGTCGACCTTCGCGCATTCGGAAGGACGCCTGATTGCCTGCGTCGGCACGCAGGATCTCGTGGTGGTCGAAACGGCCGATGCGATTCTGGTCGCGGACAAGTCGCGCGTACAGGACGTCAAGAAGATTGTCGGGCGGATTCGTAACGATGGCGGGCTGGAAGCGGCCAACCATCGCAAGGTGCATCGCCCGTGGGGCAATTACGATTCCGTCGACACCGGCGAGCGTTTCCAGGTGAAACGCATTGTTGTGAAACCGGGCGCGCGGCTCTCGCTGCAAATGCATCATCACCGAGCGGAACACTGGATCGTCGTGCGCGGCACCGCGCTTGTCACGCGAGGTGAAGAGCGCTTCATCGTCTCCGAAAACGAGTCGGCTTATATTCCGCTGGGCGTCACCCACCGCCTCGAGAACCCGGGCAAGATGCCGCTCGAAATGATCGAGGTGCAGTCGGGTTCGTATCTCGGCGAAGACGATATCGTGCGCTTTGACGACACGTACGGACGGCAGTGA
- a CDS encoding AAA family ATPase has product MLRTLAIAGYRSLRELIVPLGQLNIVTGANGSGKSSVYRSLRLLAETARGGVITSLAREGGLQSTLWAGPERFSRAVLAGEMPVEGTRRKEPVSLRLGFSGDEFGYAIDLGLPAPEKPPPPIPSKFLLDPIIKCEVIWSGAVLRPSALLVDRHGAALRTRDEQGDWQTIPQPVASFDSMMTEFSDPRTAPEMITVREQIRSWRFYDHFRTDADAPARQPQIGTHTPVLSNDGADLAAALQTIREIGDPVALDAAIDDAFPGSRLDIATQDGRFDVSMQQQGLLRPLKGAELSDGTLRYLLLVAALLTPRPPALLVLNEPETSLHPDLLPALARLIARASTHSQVLVVSHAARLITALEREDGSQSIVLEKHFGATRIANADDRDLPAWKWPAR; this is encoded by the coding sequence ATGCTGAGGACTTTGGCCATCGCGGGGTATCGGTCGCTACGCGAGTTGATCGTGCCGCTCGGGCAATTGAATATCGTAACGGGTGCGAATGGCAGCGGGAAATCGAGCGTCTATCGCTCGCTGCGCCTGCTGGCTGAGACAGCGCGCGGCGGCGTGATTACGTCGCTCGCGCGTGAGGGTGGTTTGCAATCCACGTTGTGGGCTGGACCCGAACGTTTCTCGCGCGCGGTGCTGGCCGGCGAGATGCCGGTCGAGGGCACGCGTCGCAAAGAACCGGTGAGTCTGCGGCTGGGATTTTCCGGCGATGAATTCGGTTATGCGATCGATCTCGGGCTACCGGCACCCGAAAAGCCACCGCCTCCCATACCGAGCAAGTTCCTGCTCGATCCGATCATCAAATGCGAGGTCATCTGGAGCGGCGCGGTGCTGCGTCCGTCGGCCTTGCTGGTCGACCGGCACGGCGCGGCGCTGCGCACGCGCGACGAACAAGGGGACTGGCAAACCATCCCGCAACCCGTCGCCAGTTTCGACAGCATGATGACGGAGTTCTCCGATCCGCGGACCGCCCCCGAGATGATCACGGTGCGCGAGCAGATTCGCTCGTGGCGCTTTTACGACCACTTCCGTACTGATGCCGACGCGCCCGCGCGTCAGCCGCAGATCGGCACGCACACACCGGTGCTTTCGAACGACGGCGCGGACCTCGCCGCGGCCTTGCAAACCATCCGCGAGATCGGCGACCCCGTTGCACTCGATGCCGCTATCGACGACGCCTTTCCCGGTTCGCGCCTCGATATCGCCACGCAGGACGGCCGTTTCGACGTGTCGATGCAGCAACAGGGCCTGCTGCGGCCGCTGAAGGGCGCGGAACTGTCGGACGGCACCTTGCGTTATCTGTTGCTGGTGGCCGCGCTGCTGACGCCGCGTCCGCCCGCGCTGCTGGTGCTGAACGAACCGGAGACGAGCTTGCATCCGGACCTGCTGCCCGCGCTGGCGCGCCTGATCGCGAGGGCTTCCACGCATTCGCAGGTGCTGGTGGTGTCGCACGCGGCGCGGTTGATCACGGCGCTCGAGCGGGAGGACGGCAGCCAGTCGATCGTGCTCGAGAAGCACTTCGGTGCGACGCGCATCGCCAATGCGGACGATCGCGACCTGCCGGCCTGGAAATGGCCGGCGCGATGA